A region of Salvia splendens isolate huo1 chromosome 17, SspV2, whole genome shotgun sequence DNA encodes the following proteins:
- the LOC121773252 gene encoding mediator of RNA polymerase II transcription subunit 15a-like isoform X1, with protein sequence MDGNNWRTAQGQVQMPGQLIGGEAVTSGGMEGGDWRTQLQQDSRQRIVNKIMETLKRHLPFSGQEGLQELKKIAVRFEEKIYTAATSQSDYLRKISLKMLTMETKSQNPMANSLQPNAGSNSKNPQDPASQSMQSQMQNQVQQLPIPMVSNQSRQQILSQNIQNNIPSTGVSNSAGLTSSMPPVGGMSQGAMPNVSVQNPNMQNMSNVSVQNPNMQNMSNVTPNAVGNSMGQGVPANMYANSQRQIPGRQQQVVSQDAQQQSQNSQQYLYNQQLQQQFLKQKYGQGGVQQSMMQLQQQQQQQNQNQLQPNQLMSSQPAVMQSSLRQASASSTLQNQQTTLQQSTQSMLQQQPQPIPRQQQQQQPAVMHQQQSSMSQHPMLSSQQQLSAQQPSTANIQQNQMIAQQNNMLDTQHQHQQQQQQRIMAQQNNISNMQQHQSINQQNNLPNMHQQQSTGQQNNLPNMHQQQTGGQTNISGYQQQQMGGIQHGNSSLQPNQQPVHMLQQSKVAVQQQMQQNMTNMLPNQSQPSQSQPMQQQLMSQIQSQPGQLQHQMGLQQQSNTLPRDMQQRIQSSGPMLQQQTTIDQQKQLLQSSRVMPEVPLTSLDSSSQTGNATGGDWQEEIYQKIKSMHEMYYPELNEMFQRMAAKLQQHDSHPQQPKNEQLEKLRFLKLMLERLIMFLRTNKNDIQPSHKEKIVGVEKQIVNILNSNRPRKHVPSIQGQLTQPHMHALQQPQQQQPQMSQMHSNDGQMNSQMQTMNIQGSVMPTQQNNLTSIQHNTLSSSSGVSNSRQNMLDGLQPSSNTDPGQGNLLNQMQQQGAMNPIQQNSVGGSQQMASSISSQNGLTSLQSNVNSLQSNSNILQPQQVKQEQQIFSTQQLKHYQQRQMQQQYLQRQQLIQQQQQQQTSQQQSGPLPGQQMMQLNQMNDTNDIKMRHQMGAKSGVLQQHNSSGQRTSFHHQQMKSGTPFSMSSQNALQAASPQIGHHSSPQIDQQNILTSLNKAGTPLQSANSPFVAPSPSTSMAPSPMPGDSEKMNSGVSSISNAVNGMHHPTTTVSMPNQSLAIGTPGISASPLLAEFHSPDVTHGVVPTIVSGNSNVVEQPVERLIKVVKSISPKALSASVSDISSVVSMVDRIAGSAPGNGSRAAVGEDLVAMTKCRLQARNFSTQDGPSGTKKMRRYTNAMPCNVVSSSGSVNDSIRHLNGNESDGESTGASKAKSPKIEANHALEEELRDINQRLIDTVVYISEDDVDPTAVAAASEGGEGTIVKCSFSAVALSPNLKSQYASAQMSPIQPLRLLVPNNYPNCSPILLDKFPAEVSKEYEDLSIKAKSRFSISLRSLAQPMSLEEIARTWDNCARAVISEYAQQSGGGTFSSKYGTWENCLSAA encoded by the exons ATGGACGGCAACAATTGGCGGACAGCGCAAGGGCAAGTTCAGATGCCCGGTCAGTTAATCGGCGGCGAAGCAGTGACCTCCGGCGGTATGGAAGGCGGCGATTGGAGGACTCAGCTGCAGCAGGACTCCAGACAGAGGATTGTAAACAAGAT AATGGAGACATTGAAGAGGCATCTTCCTTTCTCTGGACAAGAGGGACTGCAGGAACTCAAGAAAATAGCCGTCAGATTTGAGGAAAAAATATATACTGCAGCAACTAGCCAG TCAGattatttaagaaaaatatcTCTGAAAATGTTGACAATGGAGACGAAATCTCAGAATCCTATGGCGAATTCTCTTCAGCCTAATGCTGGAAGTAATAGCAAAAATCCCCAAGATCCTG CTTCGCAAAGCATGCAGTCCCAAATGCAAAATCAGGTTCAGCAATTACCAATCCCAATGGTCTCCAATCAATCTCGGCAACAGATTTTATCCCAAAATATCCAGAATAACATCCCATCAACTGGAGTGTCGAATTCTGCTGGTTTGACTTCCTCAATGCCCCCTGTTGGTGGCATGTCCCAGGGTGCCATGCCCAATGTTTCTGTCCAGAATCCTAACATGCAAAACATGTCTAATGTTTCTGTCCAGAATCCTAACATGCAAAACATGTCTAATGTAACACCGAATGCGGTAGGGAATTCAATGGGGCAAGGTGTGCCTGCTAATATGTATGCAAACTCTCAGAGACAAATTCCAGGTAGGCAGCAACAGGTCGTTTCTCAGGATGCTCAACAGCAGTCTCAGAATTCACAGCAGTATCTTTACAATCAGCAGCTACAACAACAATTTTTGAAGCAAAAATATGGGCAGGGAGGTGTGCAACAATCCATGATGCAGctacagcagcagcagcaacagcagaaccaaaaccaaTTGCAGCCGAATCAGCTCATGTCCTCTCAGCCGGCAGTTATGCAATCTTCTTTGAGGCAAGCATCAGCTTCATCAACACTTCAAAATCAACAGACAACTCTTCAGCAATCAACTCAATCTATGCTTCAACAGCAACCACAACCAATCCCCAGGCAACAGCAGCAACAACAACCTGCCGTCATGCATCAGCAGCAAAGTTCTATGTCTCAGCACCCAATGTTGTCCAGTCAGCAGCAGCTTAGTGCGCAGCAGCCAAGTACTGCAAACATACAACAAAATCAGATGATTGCCCAACAGAATAACATGCTCGACACACAGCATCAACATCAGCAACAGCAACAGCAAAGGATCATGGCTCAGCAGAACAACATCTCCAACATGCAGCAGCATCAGTCAATCAATCAACAAAATAACCTTCCAAACATGCATCAACAGCAGTCAACTGGTCAGCAGAATAACCTCCCAAATATGCATCAGCAACAAACAGGTGGTCAGACAAATATTTCAGGTTACCAACAGCAGCAAATGGGTGGAATTCAACATGGTAATTCCAGCTTACAACCAAATCAGCAACCTGTTCATATGCTACAGCAATCCAAGGTTGCAGTTCAGCAGCAAATGCAGCAGAATATGACAAATATGTTGCCTAACCAATCTCAACCATCCCAGTCACAGCCAATGCAGCAGCAGTTGATGTCACAGATCCAATCACAGCCAGGGCAGCTGCAACATCAAATGGGTTTGCAACAACAGTCAAATACATTACCGAGAGACATGCAACAAAGAATTCAATCATCTGGTCCCATGCTTCAACAGCAAACCACAATCGATCAGCAGAAACAGTTGTTGCAATCTTCAAGAGTTATGCCAGAGGTGCCATTGA CATCTTTAGATTCCTCCTCACAGACTGGGAATGCAACTGGAGGGGATTGGCAAGAGGAAATTTATCAAAAG ATTAAATCCATGCATGAGATGTATTACCCTGAACTGAATGAGATGTTCCAGCGAATGGCTGCGAAGCTGCAACAG CATGATTCTCATCCTCAGCAGCCCAAGAACGAGCAACTTGAAAAACTAAGATTTCTTAAGCTTATGTTGGAACGGCTAATTATGTTTCTGCGGACAAATAAGAATGACATCCAGCCCAGTCACAAGGAGAAGATTGTGGGAGTTGAAAAGCAGATTGTGAATATTCTCAACTCAAATAGGCCTAGAAAGCATGTTCCTTCAATCCAAGGGCAGCTCACCCAGCCTCACATGCATGCCTTGCAACAGCCTCAGCAACAACAGCCTCAAATGTCTCAAATGCACTCGAATGATGGTCAAATGAATTCTCAGATGCAAACAATGAATATACAGGGTTCTGTGATGCCTACACAGCAGAATAATTTGACCAGTATACAGCATAATACCTTATCCTCTAGCTCTGGTGTTTCGAATTCTCGTCAAAATATGCTGGATGGACTGCAGCCTAGTTCAAATACTGATCCTGGGCAGGGAAATTTACTTAACCAAATGCAGCAGCAAGGAGCTATGAACCCCATACAACAAAATTCGGTGGGTGGCTCTCAGCAGATGGCTAGCTCTATATCTTCACAAAATGGGCTGACATCGCTCCAGTCAAATGTTAATTCCTTGCAATCAAATTCAAATATTCTTCAACCACAGCAAGTAAAACAGGAGCAGCAAATATTTTCGACCCAGCAACTAAAGCATTACCAGCAAAGGCAGATGCAGCAACAATATTTGCAAAGACAACAATTAatccagcagcagcagcaacaacaaACTTCTCAGCAGCAATCGGGACCGCTGCCTGGACAGCAAATGATGCAACTCAATCAAATGAATGACACAAATGACATAAAGATGAGACACCAGATGGGTGCTAAATCTGGAGTTCTTCAACAGCATAACTCGTCTGGCCAACGAACTTCATTTCATCACCAACAAATGAAGTCTGGAACGCCATTCTCCATGTCGTCACAGAATGCTCTTCAGGCAGCATCCCCACAGATTGGTCATCATTCTTCTCCACAAATTGACCAGCAAAATATTCTGACTTCACTTAACAAGGCTGGAACTCCCTTGCAATCTGCAAACTCACCATTTGTTGCCCCATCTCCTTCAACTTCCATGGCTCCATCACCGATGCCAGGGGACTCAGAGAAAATGAATTCTGGTGTATCATCAATCTCAAATGCTGTAAATGGCATGCATCATCCAACCACTACAGTGTCAATGCCAAACCAGTCCCTTGCTATCGGAACTCCTGGGATATCAGCTTCACCTTTACTTGCAGAATTCCACAGTCCTGACGTTACTCATGGTGTTGTTCCAACCATTGTTTCTGGAAACTCTAATGTTGTTGAACAGCCAGTTGAACGGTTAATAAAAGTG GTGAAGTCCATCTCTCCGAAAGCTTTAAGTGCCTCTGTTAGTGACATTAGCTCTGTAGTCAGTATGGTCGACAGAATTGCGGGATCTGCTCCGGGTAATGGATCACGTGCTGCTGTAGGTGAAGATTTGGTTGCTATGACTAAATGCCGCTTGCAGGCCAGAAATTTCTCCACTCAAGATGGACCTAGTGGTACGAAGAAAATGAGACGTTATACTAATGCAATGCCATGTAATGTTGTTTCATCTAGCGGGAGTGTTAATGATAGCATCAGGCATTTAAATGGTAATGAATCTGATGGAGAATCCACTGGAGCATCGAAAGCCAAAAGCCCTAAAATTGAG GCTAACCATGCACTTGAAGAAGAGTTGCGAGACATAAATCAAAGACTTATAGACACTGTCGTCTATATCAGTGAAGATGATGTTGATCCAACAGCAGTTGCTGCTGCTTCTGAGGGTGGAGAAGGAACTATTGTGAAGTGCTCTTTCAGCGCTGTGGCTCTTAGCCCGAATCTGAAGTCACAATATGCTTCTGCCCAAATG TCTCCAATTCAACCTCTAAGATTGCTGGTTCCAAACAATTATCCAAATTGCTCTCCTATACTTCTGGACAAGTTTCCAGCTGAAGTCAG TAAGGAATATGAAGATCTCTCCATAAAGGCCAAATCAAGATTTAGCATTTCTCTGCGAAGTCTTGCACAGCCAATGTCACTTGAGGAGATAGCCAGAACATGGGATAATTGTGCTCGCGCTGTTATTTCTGAATACGCCCAGCAAAGTGGCGGTGGAACCTTCAGCTCAAAATACGGAACATGGGAAAACTGCCTCAGTGCAGCCTGA
- the LOC121773252 gene encoding mediator of RNA polymerase II transcription subunit 15a-like isoform X2, with product MDGNNWRTAQGQVQMPGQLIGGEAVTSGGMEGGDWRTQLQQDSRQRIVNKIMETLKRHLPFSGQEGLQELKKIAVRFEEKIYTAATSQSDYLRKISLKMLTMETKSQNPMANSLQPNAGSNSKNPQDPASQSMQSQMQNQVQQLPIPMVSNQSRQQILSQNIQNNIPSTGVSNSAGLTSSMPPVGGMSQGAMPNVSVQNPNMQNMSNVSVQNPNMQNMSNVTPNAVGNSMGQGVPANMYANSQRQIPGRQQQVVSQDAQQQSQNSQQYLYNQQLQQQFLKQKYGQGGVQQSMMQLQQQQQQQNQNQLQPNQLMSSQPAVMQSSLRQASASSTLQNQQTTLQQSTQSMLQQQPQPIPRQQQQQQPAVMHQQQSSMSQHPMLSSQQQLSAQQPSTANIQQNQMIAQQNNMLDTQHQHQQQQQQRIMAQQNNISNMQQHQSINQQNNLPNMHQQQSTGQQNNLPNMHQQQTGGQTNISGYQQQQMGGIQHGNSSLQPNQQPVHMLQQSKVAVQQQMQQNMTNMLPNQSQPSQSQPMQQQLMSQIQSQPGQLQHQMGLQQQSNTLPRDMQQRIQSSGPMLQQQTTIDQQKQLLQSSRVMPEVPLNSSSQTGNATGGDWQEEIYQKIKSMHEMYYPELNEMFQRMAAKLQQHDSHPQQPKNEQLEKLRFLKLMLERLIMFLRTNKNDIQPSHKEKIVGVEKQIVNILNSNRPRKHVPSIQGQLTQPHMHALQQPQQQQPQMSQMHSNDGQMNSQMQTMNIQGSVMPTQQNNLTSIQHNTLSSSSGVSNSRQNMLDGLQPSSNTDPGQGNLLNQMQQQGAMNPIQQNSVGGSQQMASSISSQNGLTSLQSNVNSLQSNSNILQPQQVKQEQQIFSTQQLKHYQQRQMQQQYLQRQQLIQQQQQQQTSQQQSGPLPGQQMMQLNQMNDTNDIKMRHQMGAKSGVLQQHNSSGQRTSFHHQQMKSGTPFSMSSQNALQAASPQIGHHSSPQIDQQNILTSLNKAGTPLQSANSPFVAPSPSTSMAPSPMPGDSEKMNSGVSSISNAVNGMHHPTTTVSMPNQSLAIGTPGISASPLLAEFHSPDVTHGVVPTIVSGNSNVVEQPVERLIKVVKSISPKALSASVSDISSVVSMVDRIAGSAPGNGSRAAVGEDLVAMTKCRLQARNFSTQDGPSGTKKMRRYTNAMPCNVVSSSGSVNDSIRHLNGNESDGESTGASKAKSPKIEANHALEEELRDINQRLIDTVVYISEDDVDPTAVAAASEGGEGTIVKCSFSAVALSPNLKSQYASAQMSPIQPLRLLVPNNYPNCSPILLDKFPAEVSKEYEDLSIKAKSRFSISLRSLAQPMSLEEIARTWDNCARAVISEYAQQSGGGTFSSKYGTWENCLSAA from the exons ATGGACGGCAACAATTGGCGGACAGCGCAAGGGCAAGTTCAGATGCCCGGTCAGTTAATCGGCGGCGAAGCAGTGACCTCCGGCGGTATGGAAGGCGGCGATTGGAGGACTCAGCTGCAGCAGGACTCCAGACAGAGGATTGTAAACAAGAT AATGGAGACATTGAAGAGGCATCTTCCTTTCTCTGGACAAGAGGGACTGCAGGAACTCAAGAAAATAGCCGTCAGATTTGAGGAAAAAATATATACTGCAGCAACTAGCCAG TCAGattatttaagaaaaatatcTCTGAAAATGTTGACAATGGAGACGAAATCTCAGAATCCTATGGCGAATTCTCTTCAGCCTAATGCTGGAAGTAATAGCAAAAATCCCCAAGATCCTG CTTCGCAAAGCATGCAGTCCCAAATGCAAAATCAGGTTCAGCAATTACCAATCCCAATGGTCTCCAATCAATCTCGGCAACAGATTTTATCCCAAAATATCCAGAATAACATCCCATCAACTGGAGTGTCGAATTCTGCTGGTTTGACTTCCTCAATGCCCCCTGTTGGTGGCATGTCCCAGGGTGCCATGCCCAATGTTTCTGTCCAGAATCCTAACATGCAAAACATGTCTAATGTTTCTGTCCAGAATCCTAACATGCAAAACATGTCTAATGTAACACCGAATGCGGTAGGGAATTCAATGGGGCAAGGTGTGCCTGCTAATATGTATGCAAACTCTCAGAGACAAATTCCAGGTAGGCAGCAACAGGTCGTTTCTCAGGATGCTCAACAGCAGTCTCAGAATTCACAGCAGTATCTTTACAATCAGCAGCTACAACAACAATTTTTGAAGCAAAAATATGGGCAGGGAGGTGTGCAACAATCCATGATGCAGctacagcagcagcagcaacagcagaaccaaaaccaaTTGCAGCCGAATCAGCTCATGTCCTCTCAGCCGGCAGTTATGCAATCTTCTTTGAGGCAAGCATCAGCTTCATCAACACTTCAAAATCAACAGACAACTCTTCAGCAATCAACTCAATCTATGCTTCAACAGCAACCACAACCAATCCCCAGGCAACAGCAGCAACAACAACCTGCCGTCATGCATCAGCAGCAAAGTTCTATGTCTCAGCACCCAATGTTGTCCAGTCAGCAGCAGCTTAGTGCGCAGCAGCCAAGTACTGCAAACATACAACAAAATCAGATGATTGCCCAACAGAATAACATGCTCGACACACAGCATCAACATCAGCAACAGCAACAGCAAAGGATCATGGCTCAGCAGAACAACATCTCCAACATGCAGCAGCATCAGTCAATCAATCAACAAAATAACCTTCCAAACATGCATCAACAGCAGTCAACTGGTCAGCAGAATAACCTCCCAAATATGCATCAGCAACAAACAGGTGGTCAGACAAATATTTCAGGTTACCAACAGCAGCAAATGGGTGGAATTCAACATGGTAATTCCAGCTTACAACCAAATCAGCAACCTGTTCATATGCTACAGCAATCCAAGGTTGCAGTTCAGCAGCAAATGCAGCAGAATATGACAAATATGTTGCCTAACCAATCTCAACCATCCCAGTCACAGCCAATGCAGCAGCAGTTGATGTCACAGATCCAATCACAGCCAGGGCAGCTGCAACATCAAATGGGTTTGCAACAACAGTCAAATACATTACCGAGAGACATGCAACAAAGAATTCAATCATCTGGTCCCATGCTTCAACAGCAAACCACAATCGATCAGCAGAAACAGTTGTTGCAATCTTCAAGAGTTATGCCAGAGGTGCCATTGA ATTCCTCCTCACAGACTGGGAATGCAACTGGAGGGGATTGGCAAGAGGAAATTTATCAAAAG ATTAAATCCATGCATGAGATGTATTACCCTGAACTGAATGAGATGTTCCAGCGAATGGCTGCGAAGCTGCAACAG CATGATTCTCATCCTCAGCAGCCCAAGAACGAGCAACTTGAAAAACTAAGATTTCTTAAGCTTATGTTGGAACGGCTAATTATGTTTCTGCGGACAAATAAGAATGACATCCAGCCCAGTCACAAGGAGAAGATTGTGGGAGTTGAAAAGCAGATTGTGAATATTCTCAACTCAAATAGGCCTAGAAAGCATGTTCCTTCAATCCAAGGGCAGCTCACCCAGCCTCACATGCATGCCTTGCAACAGCCTCAGCAACAACAGCCTCAAATGTCTCAAATGCACTCGAATGATGGTCAAATGAATTCTCAGATGCAAACAATGAATATACAGGGTTCTGTGATGCCTACACAGCAGAATAATTTGACCAGTATACAGCATAATACCTTATCCTCTAGCTCTGGTGTTTCGAATTCTCGTCAAAATATGCTGGATGGACTGCAGCCTAGTTCAAATACTGATCCTGGGCAGGGAAATTTACTTAACCAAATGCAGCAGCAAGGAGCTATGAACCCCATACAACAAAATTCGGTGGGTGGCTCTCAGCAGATGGCTAGCTCTATATCTTCACAAAATGGGCTGACATCGCTCCAGTCAAATGTTAATTCCTTGCAATCAAATTCAAATATTCTTCAACCACAGCAAGTAAAACAGGAGCAGCAAATATTTTCGACCCAGCAACTAAAGCATTACCAGCAAAGGCAGATGCAGCAACAATATTTGCAAAGACAACAATTAatccagcagcagcagcaacaacaaACTTCTCAGCAGCAATCGGGACCGCTGCCTGGACAGCAAATGATGCAACTCAATCAAATGAATGACACAAATGACATAAAGATGAGACACCAGATGGGTGCTAAATCTGGAGTTCTTCAACAGCATAACTCGTCTGGCCAACGAACTTCATTTCATCACCAACAAATGAAGTCTGGAACGCCATTCTCCATGTCGTCACAGAATGCTCTTCAGGCAGCATCCCCACAGATTGGTCATCATTCTTCTCCACAAATTGACCAGCAAAATATTCTGACTTCACTTAACAAGGCTGGAACTCCCTTGCAATCTGCAAACTCACCATTTGTTGCCCCATCTCCTTCAACTTCCATGGCTCCATCACCGATGCCAGGGGACTCAGAGAAAATGAATTCTGGTGTATCATCAATCTCAAATGCTGTAAATGGCATGCATCATCCAACCACTACAGTGTCAATGCCAAACCAGTCCCTTGCTATCGGAACTCCTGGGATATCAGCTTCACCTTTACTTGCAGAATTCCACAGTCCTGACGTTACTCATGGTGTTGTTCCAACCATTGTTTCTGGAAACTCTAATGTTGTTGAACAGCCAGTTGAACGGTTAATAAAAGTG GTGAAGTCCATCTCTCCGAAAGCTTTAAGTGCCTCTGTTAGTGACATTAGCTCTGTAGTCAGTATGGTCGACAGAATTGCGGGATCTGCTCCGGGTAATGGATCACGTGCTGCTGTAGGTGAAGATTTGGTTGCTATGACTAAATGCCGCTTGCAGGCCAGAAATTTCTCCACTCAAGATGGACCTAGTGGTACGAAGAAAATGAGACGTTATACTAATGCAATGCCATGTAATGTTGTTTCATCTAGCGGGAGTGTTAATGATAGCATCAGGCATTTAAATGGTAATGAATCTGATGGAGAATCCACTGGAGCATCGAAAGCCAAAAGCCCTAAAATTGAG GCTAACCATGCACTTGAAGAAGAGTTGCGAGACATAAATCAAAGACTTATAGACACTGTCGTCTATATCAGTGAAGATGATGTTGATCCAACAGCAGTTGCTGCTGCTTCTGAGGGTGGAGAAGGAACTATTGTGAAGTGCTCTTTCAGCGCTGTGGCTCTTAGCCCGAATCTGAAGTCACAATATGCTTCTGCCCAAATG TCTCCAATTCAACCTCTAAGATTGCTGGTTCCAAACAATTATCCAAATTGCTCTCCTATACTTCTGGACAAGTTTCCAGCTGAAGTCAG TAAGGAATATGAAGATCTCTCCATAAAGGCCAAATCAAGATTTAGCATTTCTCTGCGAAGTCTTGCACAGCCAATGTCACTTGAGGAGATAGCCAGAACATGGGATAATTGTGCTCGCGCTGTTATTTCTGAATACGCCCAGCAAAGTGGCGGTGGAACCTTCAGCTCAAAATACGGAACATGGGAAAACTGCCTCAGTGCAGCCTGA